In the genome of Plasmodium cynomolgi strain B DNA, scaffold: 0332, whole genome shotgun sequence, the window ACATGCTTCTACCCCTGCTGTGACCCCTGTTGTTATTTTAGATTTCAGTGGACTACtcaacaaaattgtgtgtTCGTTTTTAGATACCTGTGCATCGCGTATTTGTGATTCCGCATCTCCACCTTCTAATTGAAGGAATCCAAGTGtagtattttttcctttaatgatgggattttatataatgatgTATAAGATGTTTTAAAAGTTTCTAACCATGACAAagattattatattttttatctgaatATATAGTAGCATTACAATGTTTTGTGTacaattttctatattttctaGCACATTCATTAATGTAGTTAACACACAAATTATATACACTTGAACGCTCACTCAATATCTTTTGAATAACATCTTGATTATCCACAaaagttaataattttattagaTCTTCTAGTTCTGCATAAACATCACTATATGATTCGTAAACACATTCAGTATATTTAATGTTATTACCCAATGGTGTCACTAGATCATTCATTGAACTAAAACTTTCTTAATAAAGCCGTCTGGAACttgatgtttttttgtgtaataaTATAGCCATCTGTTTAAATTGGTACATCGTGCATTATGATTCATATAGTTTTCGGGGTATTCATCTTCGGTGTCAGATTCggattcatttttacttaaagATGTTCTGtctaaattttgtaaaagaaTCTTGCAAAATTCTTTGtattcgtttattttttcaggGTAATCGGCTGCAATAACATCGCATACACCATATAATACATATCCATCCATCAGTTAATTCATTAGAAAAATCCTCAAACAAATTCCATAtttgatttaaaaatggatactaaaaataaataaaaagaacatataaatatacacacatttCCTTGAGAGaagcaatttattttatcttttggAAATacgataatatttaattaatagttataaatatttatttcataaaaaagaaattataaattaccTTGCGTTTC includes:
- a CDS encoding hypothetical protein (putative), whose translation is MNDLVTPLGNNIKYTECVYESYSDVYAELEDLIKLLTFVDNQDVIQKILSERSSVYNLCVNYINECARKYRKLYTKHCNATIYSDKKYNNLCHGKNTTLGFLQLEGGDAESQIRDAQVSKNEHTILLSSPLKSKITTGVTAGVEACTFLIILYKVNTNYYIYRNITYLIFCL